The Marinomonas profundi DNA segment TAACCATTGGAGCCGCCAGACGCAAACGCATCGCCTAACCAGAAGTTGTATTTTGCTGAAATGCTGTTGGCTAAATCGGAGAAAGTTGCCGTGCCTTTGTCTGCTGCTACCACCAAGTATGGGTCGTCTTCGTCGTAACGTAATACCGACAGAGGTGGAACCACTTCGTTTTGTACTAGGTTGTCGGTAATGTCGAGCAAGCCGCTAATGAAGGTGGTGTAGCAATGGATTACTTCTGCTTGCACTTCTTCACGGGAGGCGTTCTTTTTCAATTGCTTGGCAACAAAGCCGCCTTTGGCGCCAGACGGTACGATAACTGCGTTTTTGACCATTTGAGCTTTAACAAGACCCAATACTTCGGTACGGAAATCTTCCATCCGATCGGACCAACGAAGACCGCCACGGGCGACTTTACCGCCACGCATGTGAATACCTTCAACCCAAGGCGCATAAACGAAAATTTCGAATTTCGGTCTTGGTAGTGGTACCGCTGGAATCAGTGAAGGATCCAGTTTGAAAGACACATAGTCTTTGACTTCGCCTTCAGCGCCCGCTTGATAGAAGTTGGTTCTTAGCATGGCTTGAATCACTGACAAGTAGTGTTTCAAAATGCGGTCTTCATCTAGATTGGCGACCTGATCCAATTCTAGCTCGATTTTTTCAAGCAGTTTGTGGACTTTATCGTCACGCTTAGCGTCTTGGCTTGGGTCGAAGCGTTGCTCGAATAGTTGCACCAAAAGACGGGCGATGCCGGCGTTTTTTTCTAAGGTTTGCTGCATATATTGCAACGAGAAAGGCACTTGTAATTGCGTCAAGTACTTAGTCAAAGCGCGTAGCATGGTGACTTGGCGCCATGTTAAAGAAGCACTGAGGACTAGGGCGTTAAAGCGATCATTTTCGACGCGACGGCGGAAGACCTGATTAAACGCGTCTTGGAAAGCTTCGCGCTGGGCGTTTTTCTCAAGGTTAACATCGGCGTCAACACTGATGGCAAACTCAACCACCCAAGTGTTGGTGATGCCGTCGCCATTGTGGTCAAGTTCATAGGGACGGGCTTCTAACACGCGTAAGCCCATGTATTCTAATATTGGCAATACATCGGATAAAACTAAGGTTGTGCCCGCGCCATAGACTTTGAAGAAGTAGTTGTTTTTAGCCTGACCGACTTGACGGTAAATGTGCGTTGAGGTGTCGCCTTCGCCGGCTAATTGGCTCAAACGCTCGATGTCTAATACCGCCGCGTTAGGGGAGAAATCTTCGCGGTAAGCGGCGGGCAAATAAGGCACGTAATCATTGAACAGAAGATTGCCGCTTTCTTCGCCATGGCTTTTATGAAGAGCGTTAAGCAGCTTGTCTTCCCAAGAGCTCATGGCGTCTTGCATCTTACGTTGAATGTCTTCTACGTCGATGGTTGGGCTGTTTTTAGGGTCAGCAATTTGAATGGTGAAATTGACTCGAGCCAAGACCAGCTGAGAAAATTGCACATTGAATTCAGAGCTGGTGCCATTGCAGGCGCTCATTAGAATGTCTTGCATTTTCATGCGCAGTTCTGTGTTGTAGCGATCGCGTGGCACGTAAACCAAGGCATTGAGGAAGCGACCGTAAATGTCTTTGCGTAGGAAAACGCGTAGCTGACGGCGCTCTTGAATGGCAAGAATGCTTTCGATGGTGCTAAACAGTTCGTCTACCGGCGCTTGTAGCATTTCGTCACGAGGGTAGCTGTTAAGAATGTGCTTTAAGTTTTTTCCCTTGTGGCTGCTTGGGTCCACATTGGCTTTTTCGACAATGACATTGAGCTTTTTACGCAGTAGTGGAATGTCTTGCAAACGGGCGATGTAAGCGGCAGAAGAATACAGGCCGAAGAAGCGCCACTCACCAATCACATTGCCTTTTTTGTCAAAGCGTTTGATGCCAAGGTAATCAAGATGAACAGGGCGATGAACTGTCGAAACCGCCGTCGACTTGGTTAGAATGAGGATGTTGTTGCTATCAACGGCGAGCTTGGCAAGATTGTCTTGTAAAACGATGTCACGTTTGACTTTTTTGTCGTTAATGTCGCGGAATGTACCCAGACCTGAGCCTTCCACCAATTTAAGATGCGTCTCATTGCCCTCGACCGCAAGATCATAGGCGCGAAAACCGATAAAGGTGAAATGGTCGTTAGCGACCCAGCGCAAGAAATCCAGAATCTCTTGGTGTTCTTCATTGCCTTTCAAGTGCGCTAATTGCTCTGACTCTTCGATGATGTTGCTTAATCTGGTTTTCATCGTTGGCCAATCCGTCACGGTCTTTTTGACATCGACTAGACTATCAAGCAGCTCTTCTTTAATTTCGTCTAGCAAGTTGATGTCTGACAAACGGTCAATTTCAAAGCGCATCAAGGCTTCATGAGAGTTTGATTCAAGGTTAATGCCTTGTAGCTCGCCTTTCTTGTTGCGTTCCACTGGCACCATTGGGTGAGAGGTCATGTGAATAGTATGGCCAAGACGTACTAGCGCCATATTAAAAGACGAGACAAGGAAAGGCATGTCGTCGGTTAAAATTTCAATAACGGTGTGGGTTGATTGCCAGCTGTGTTCTTCATAGTTGGGGTTGTAAACACGAACTTTTGGCTGGTGTGCTGGGCGTTGTTGTAAAAAGTCCCACAAGCAGACAATCGTGCCGTAAAGGTTTTCTATGGATTCATTAACCAAGTCTTCCGTTAGCGAGTCCTGGAAGTAAAGCTGGGCAAGTTGAATCAAGTGGTTTGCTTCGGGGGCGTTGAAGTGTTCGTTGATTTCTACTTCAACGCGTTCGATTAATTCGTTTTTTTTATGATCAGTCATTAGAACTTATCCCTCATCGTGGTGTTCTTAATAAAACTAGTGGTGTTCTTATTATAAAACTAGTCGTTAGCGCTGTATTACGAAAGTATTCGGTTTGGACTCTGGATATGATTATTATGAAAATTTCACTCCTTTGATAGTTGGTAACTTATCTAATTGCGACATATTGTTACTATGTCTGGTTAATAGGGGTAAAAAAGTCTTGCTCAATGTGAAAAAAACCTTTGTTATCCATTTTAAACGAAATAAACTCCTTTTTAGCCCACAGTTCGCAGGATAATATTTTGTACAAGAGTGAATTTGCATCAAGAGAAATCATGCAGGCAAGCAAAAAGCCGTTAAAGTACGGTTTTTTGCTGTTGCCACATTATTCTATGCTGGGTTTTTCTTCCGCCATTGAGACATTGCATATGGCGAACTGGGTGACAGGAAAAGAGCTTTATTCTTTTTGTACTATCAGCCATGAGGAACGACAAACCCCTTCAAACACGGGTGTTACAAGTGTTTCGGATTACCTAACCAGTGATGCTCCAGGGGATCTAGATGCGATTTTTGTCTGCGGGGCGTCTCCCGTGACAAAAAACGAAAATCAGACTTTAGAAAATTGGCTAAAGAAACAAGCCAAAAAAAGAGTCGGCCTAGGTGGTGTTTGCACGGGTAGCTATTTGCTGGCCAAAGCGGGCTTGTTAGATGGTTATCGCGCCACGATTCATTGGCGTAGTTTGGCGAATTTGCGCGACGAGTTTCCACAAACGATGGTCTCTAATCATTTGTTTGAAGTGGATCGTGACCGTTATACCTGTAGTGGCGGTACGGCCGCTATGGATATGATGTTATTTTTGATTGGCAAGCAACACGGCATGTCGCTGGCGAGCAGTATTTCTGAGCAATTTGTGTGTGAGAGAATTCGTACCCACGAAGACCCGCAGCGCATTCCTTTGCAGACCAGAATAGGGACGGGGCAGCCAAAATTAGTTGAAGCGGTGCAGTTGATGGAAGCCAATATCCAAGAGCCTCTTTCTTCTGACGATATTGCTTATCATGTCGGTGTTTCTAGGCGCCATTTGGAGCGTCTTTTTAAAAGTAATTTGGATACGGTGCCCTCTCGTTATTATTTGGAACTACGCTTACAGCATGCCAAGCAGTTGATTGTTCAAACCGATAAGACCATGACGGAGGTTGGCGTGGCGTGCGGATTTGGTTCTGCGCCTCATTTTAGTACAACTTACAAAGGTTTTTTTGGGCTAACGCCACGGGATGAGCGTAATAAAATTCACCCTAAACGCGATGAGCCTGTCCACACAGACAGGAAAAAGAGGCAACTCTGGAAAAAGTAATTTAAACTATGGGTTTGGTTGGTTTTGGCGTGTTTTTTGTATCATACCAACCTGTCTGGTGCTTGTTTAGTACGGGGCTAGGTGTTCGGGTAAACCTCATCCATTTAAGAGGTTGTCGCTAAAGGCAGTCAGCGAAGGTTGGATACGTTCTGTAGGCCTGATGAGGGGGGTACGACCGTGATCAGGCGTATGACGTTATTTAGCCTGCAATTGGTTGACTTATATTGTTTTTGTAGGTCGTGGCTTTAGCCCGACAAGGCGTCATTTGTCGTGGTGAGTTTTTTGTCGGCATGCTTTCTTTATAAGGGCAAATCGCGACCTACAAGATAGACGAAAGTCGTTTTGCGACAACCTCTTTAAGAGGGGTAGGTGTTTAAGTTTAATAAAGGTGTTTAAGTCATGGTGCGTTCAATAGCGTTATTGACTGAATGTTTTACAATAAGAAGCTCATAGAAGCTCATGACAAAAGAAGGTAGAAAACATGTCGAAAGTCCCTGCGTTAGAGCTTGTTAATATTCACAAAACGTTTGGTGATGTTGAAGTATTAAAAGGTATTTCTTTAAAAGCATATGACGGGGATGTCATTTCCATTCTTGGCTCTAGTGGCTCTGGTAAAAGTACTTTTTTACGTTGCATCAACCTGCTTGAGAACCCCACCCAAGGCGATATCATTTTTAATGGTAATAAATTGGATTTAGTGCCAGAAGGCGCTGATTTGGTTGCCAGTAATATGAAGCAACTAACGCAAATGCGTCAGCAAATTGGTTTTGTCTTTCAAAGCTTTAATTTGTGGCCTCACATGACAATTTTACAAAATGTGATGGAAGGGCCGCTCAATGTGTTAAAGCGCCCGAAGCAAGAAGTGGCTGAGTACGCTGAGCATTTATTGCGTAAGGTGGGGATCGCTGAGAAAAAAGACATGTATCCCAATCAGTTATCTGGTGGTCAGCAGCAACGTGTGGCCATCGCCAGAACGCTTGCCATGGACCCACAGGTCATTTTGTTTGATGAGCCTACGTCCGCGTTAGATCCAGAATTGGTCGGCGAGGTGCTTGGGGTAATGCGAAATCTAGCAGACGAGGGGCGGACTATGCTTATCGTCACGCATGAAATGAATTTTGCCCGTGAAGTGTCCAGTGAAGTGGTGTTTCTACATCAAGGTATAGTGGAAGAAAAAGGCACGCCAAGCCAGGTGTTTGGTGCGCCAAAGTCGGAACGTTGTAAGGCATTTTTATCCAGTACTTTCTAGGTAAAAGATAAACCATGATGGTGAACATGGTGGTGTACACGGTAATAGAAGAGACAAAATAGATAAGTTTTGCTTCGGACGTTGCTAAACTCAATCATACAAGAAAATAAATAAACAAAAGGTACTTTTTATGAAACTGAAAAAAATGGTTCTAGGTTCGGCGTTGTTGTTAGGCGTGGCTATTTCATCTGTGTCTGTGCAAGCGGCTGAGAAAGTTCGTTTCGTGACAGAAGGTGCTTGGGCGCCGTTTAACTTTATTGATTCCGCGGGTCAGCCGCAGGGTTTTGATGTGGATATTGCCCGTGCATTGTGTGCCAAAATGTCGACTGATTGTGAAATCTTAACGCAAGATTGGGATGGTTTGATTCCGGGTCTTAAAGTGCGCAAGTTTGATGCGATTATCGCGTCTATGTCGATTACGGAAGAGCGTCTGAAAGTCGTGGATTTCACCAATAAATATTACTCTGGTGGTTTGCGCTTCATGGGTCGTGTTGGTGAAAAATTTGATTTGACCGACCTTGCTGGCAAAACAATCGGTGCGCAACGTGCCACTTTGGGTGCACAATTCCTAGAAGACAACTTTGCTGACAAAGCGGATTTGAAATTCTATGACAATCAGGACAATGTTTATCTAGACCTTATTTCTGGGCGTTTGGACATTGTATTGTCTGACGAATTGCCAACCTATAACTGGTTGAAAACGTCTGAAAGCGGCTCTAAATTTGAGTTTAAAGGCGATGCATTCATGAAGACGGATAATATTGCCATTGCTATTCGCCAAGGTGATGACAAGTTGAAAGGCCAATTAAATAAGGCGCTTGATGCCATTCTAGCCGACGGCACTTATCAGAAAATCAATGCCAAATACTTCCCGTTCTCTATCTACTAAGGGTAGATGTTTGTTAGCGTTTCTCGGCGCGTTGCGCCGAGAAACGAATATTAAGCTTACTCTGAGAAAAAACTATGATTGATCTTCATGGATTCGGTGATCAGCTGCTGCAAGGTGCTGTTGTTACCTTGGAGCTAGCGCTGTCGTCACTGTTTGTCGGTTTAATTCTGGGGTTATTGGGCGCTTCGGCGAAATTATCCTCTTTCAAGGTGCTGCGTTGGATTGCCCATGGCTATACCACGATTATTCGCGGTATTCCTGAGTTACTCACCGTTCTAATCATTTATTTTGGCGCAACCAGTGTTTTGATGGCCATTGCTGGCGTCTTTGGCTATGACGAATATATCGAAGTGGGCGCCTTTGCCGCTGGGGTTACGGCACTGGGTTTGACGTTTGGCGCTTACGCAACGGAAGTCTTTCGGGGCGCATTGCAATCTATTCCAAAAGGTCAGCATGAAGCCGCGATAGCTTTAGGAATGGGGCCGATTCGAAAGTTTTATCGAATTATTTTGCCGCAGGTATGGCGAATCGCCTTGCCAGGGTTAGGGAATTTGTTTTTGGTCTTGCTCAAAGACACCGCGTTGGTCTCGGTTGTGGGGTTAGACGATATTATGCGTAAAGCCAATATTGCCGTGAGTAGTACCAAAGAGGCGTTTTTGTTTTATTTGGTGGCGGCCTTTATGTATTTGGCGTTGACAATTATCTCTATGGTGTTTGTTTCCTACATGGAAAAACGCGCTAGCCGTGGTTTGATAAGGGGATAATGTATGGATTTTTCGGTTGTTGTTGAATATTTTCCTCGATTGTTAGAAGGGGCGTGGGTCAGCCTACAATTGGTTATTGTTTCTATTGTCTTGGGTGGTGTGTTTGCTCTGCCGATTGCATTGGCGAGAATTTCCCCAGTGGCGTGGATCCGAGCGGTGCCTTTTGCTTATATCTTTTTCTTTCGTGGCACCCCTCTGCTGGTGCAGATATTTTTGGTGTACTACGGTGCGTCACAGTTTGATGTGGTACGAGAAAGCTTTTTATGGCCAATATTGAGGGAGCCGTTTTGGTGTGCCATTATCGCTTTTACCTTAAATACGTCCGCGTATACGGCTGAAATTTTTCGTGGGGCGATCCAAGCGATTCCTCAAGGTGAGGTGGAAGCTTGTAAAGTATTGGGGATGACAAAAGCGCAGATGTATCGTCGTATTTTGTTACCACGTGCGTTTGGTATCGTGTTACCAGCGTATGGTAATGAAATTATTTTGATGCTGAAAGGCAGTGCGTTGGCCAGTACCATTACTATTTTGGATCTGACGGGAATGGCAAGAACCATTATTGCTAGAACCTATACTCCAATGGAAATCTTTTTGGCGGCTGGGGCGATTTATTTGCTGATTAGCATTGTGATTATTGCCATATTTCGTCAAATTGAACTGCGTCAAAATCGTTATCTTGGGACCTTATCGATTAAGGTGCCAGACAAGGGTTGAGGTAGAGAGATACATTTCAGCAAAGCGAAAAAGTAAACGATGGTTTTTTCGCTTTGCTGGTGTATTTTTCAGGTACTGAATCAGATTTAGCTGATATTCATACTGATGCGCAGATTAAATTGCGTCAGCGCCCGTTTCGCCAGTACGAATACGGATGATTTGTTCAAGTGCGGTGACAAAGATTTTGCCATCGCCAATTTTGCCTGTGTTGGCGCTTTGTTGGATAGCCTCAATGGCACGTTCTACTTGATCTGTTTCTACCGCAAGTTCTAGTTTCACTTTTGGCAGAAAATCGACGACATATTCTGCACCACGATATAGCTCAGTATGACCTCGCTGGCGACCAAACCCTTTCACTTCTGTGACGGTGATGCCGTTAATCCCAATTTCAGAGAGCGCTTCACGCACTTCATCTAGTTTAAAAGGCTTAACAATGGCCGTTATTAATTTCATTTTTTCTCTCCATACGAATAAAGCATCACTAAAAATACCACTCTATCGTAAAAGTCGCCACCGGCATGATGGCGGTTTGTGGTTAATTAAAATAGGGGGCTTCGTTATAGGTGCCCCTCATTGCGCTAATAAAGCTTTTTTAAGCAAGTAAATGTAAATTACAGTCCATTCAAGGCGTCTAGGTCGTCATACTGTGGTTCATGGTATTTTCGTCCTAGGTCGTGAACGGCGTCAATCAAGTATTTTGGGTGATCAGGGTTCACGAATTGATGGATGCCGTGGCCAAGGTTAAAGACATGGCCGCTGCCAGTGCCAAAACCAGACAGCACGTTTTCGACTTCGCGCTCTATGACGTCTTTGCCTGCGTACAGTACACAAGGGTCGATATTACCTTGCAACGCCACATTATGGCCCACGCGAGCTCGCGCTTCGGCAATGTCTGTCGTCCAGTCTAAACCTAGAGCGTCTGGCCCTGTTGCGGCCATGTTTTCTAACCATTGACCGCCATTTTTGGTGAATAAAATAACCGGGATTCTTTTGCCTTCGTGAACCCGAATAAGGCCGTTTAGAATCTGCTTCATGTATAACAATGAAAACTGCTGATACATTGGGCCACTGAGTACGCCGCCCCATGTGTCAAAAATTTGCAGCGCCTGCGCCCCAGCCAATATTTGGCCATTTAGGTAGGCTGTGACGGATTTAGCCAGTTTATCTAGCAGAGCGTGCAGGGTATTCGGGGATTGATACATCATTGCTTTGATGTGACGGAAGTCTTTGCTGGAGCCGCCTTCCACCATGTAAGTCGCTAGCGTCCATGGGCTGCCAGAAAAACCGATTAATGGTACTTCTCCGTTTAAAGCATGGCGAATGGTAGTGACGGCCTTCATAACGTAATCGAGATCGCTGGCCGTCGTAACGGGAATGGCATCCACATCGGCTTTGCTACGAATAGTGTGTTTGAATTTAGGCCCTTCGCCGGTTTCAAAATACAGCCCTAAACCCATGGCGTCTGGAATGGTTAAGATGTCTGAAAATAAAATCGCCGCGTCTAATTCATAGCGTTTCAGCGGTTGTAAAGTCACTTCGCAAGCAAACGCATCGTTTTTACAAAGACTCAAAAAGTCGCCTGCAGTGGCGCGACTGGCACGATATTCTGGCAAATAGCGTCCGGCCTGTCTCATCATCCATACAGGGGTAGTATCGACCGGTTGTTTGAGTAATGCGCGCAAGAAGCGGTCATTTTTGAGCTCAGGAAACATTAAGACTCTCCAGGGTAAATTTCAGTGGACGCATTTTACCTAAGTTGCGTAGGAAAAGCAGAACGAATAAGCACAATTTATGAGAAGGCGAGATAAAAGGCCAATATTATTGATCTATGGCAGGCTTTGTTAATGGCTATTTGTCGTGCTTATTTGCTGTCGAGCCAATCGCTGAATCTGTCGGAGAGTCAGTCGCCTAAATGCGTTTTTAAGCTGTATTTTTGCACGCGTTGAGCGGCATTTTCTATGTCTTGATTGGCGTGCAGGTCTGTTAAAACCCCTGGGAATGCGGCTCTGGTTTGTTGTACGTTCATGCCAGGCGTAAGGCGAGGGGAATATAATGCTTTAAGCAGTAAGTAATCCAATGGGCTAAGATAGGTGTCGATGCTGACATCGTTAAAAATCGAAGGAAACACCTCGTTAGAGTCGTTTGGAAGCCCAAGCAATTGGGTGATCTCTTCGATAATGCAGTCTAAAAAACGCGCTTTTCTACGAGCGTGGTCGACGGGAATAATAATACTTCCTCGGGTTATTTCGTATTGTTTATTATGACGAAAGTTCCCTAGACAAATGGCTTCGTCGAGCGCCGCTCGAATTTTTTCTGGATCGCCTATGTATTGTCTGACTTTGTTTTCCAGATTGTCGTAAGTGGTGAAGATGACAAAAATATTGGCGTCTTTAGGCTCCTTAGTAAAATCAATCGACAAGCCAGTAATGTGAGCAAGATGTTGGGCATGAACACTAAGCAGTTCTTTTTGTAGGCTGGCATCGCCACCGTCACTTTCAAAAAACAGTTTGATGGGCGTGTTCCAGCGTATGAGTTTGGGGTGTTTGGTTTCTTTGTATTCTCGCTCTAAGGCAATTTTTATA contains these protein-coding regions:
- a CDS encoding ABC transporter permease gives rise to the protein MIDLHGFGDQLLQGAVVTLELALSSLFVGLILGLLGASAKLSSFKVLRWIAHGYTTIIRGIPELLTVLIIYFGATSVLMAIAGVFGYDEYIEVGAFAAGVTALGLTFGAYATEVFRGALQSIPKGQHEAAIALGMGPIRKFYRIILPQVWRIALPGLGNLFLVLLKDTALVSVVGLDDIMRKANIAVSSTKEAFLFYLVAAFMYLALTIISMVFVSYMEKRASRGLIRG
- a CDS encoding ABC transporter permease; this encodes MDFSVVVEYFPRLLEGAWVSLQLVIVSIVLGGVFALPIALARISPVAWIRAVPFAYIFFFRGTPLLVQIFLVYYGASQFDVVRESFLWPILREPFWCAIIAFTLNTSAYTAEIFRGAIQAIPQGEVEACKVLGMTKAQMYRRILLPRAFGIVLPAYGNEIILMLKGSALASTITILDLTGMARTIIARTYTPMEIFLAAGAIYLLISIVIIAIFRQIELRQNRYLGTLSIKVPDKG
- the hemE gene encoding uroporphyrinogen decarboxylase translates to MFPELKNDRFLRALLKQPVDTTPVWMMRQAGRYLPEYRASRATAGDFLSLCKNDAFACEVTLQPLKRYELDAAILFSDILTIPDAMGLGLYFETGEGPKFKHTIRSKADVDAIPVTTASDLDYVMKAVTTIRHALNGEVPLIGFSGSPWTLATYMVEGGSSKDFRHIKAMMYQSPNTLHALLDKLAKSVTAYLNGQILAGAQALQIFDTWGGVLSGPMYQQFSLLYMKQILNGLIRVHEGKRIPVILFTKNGGQWLENMAATGPDALGLDWTTDIAEARARVGHNVALQGNIDPCVLYAGKDVIEREVENVLSGFGTGSGHVFNLGHGIHQFVNPDHPKYLIDAVHDLGRKYHEPQYDDLDALNGL
- a CDS encoding NAD-glutamate dehydrogenase; this encodes MTDHKKNELIERVEVEINEHFNAPEANHLIQLAQLYFQDSLTEDLVNESIENLYGTIVCLWDFLQQRPAHQPKVRVYNPNYEEHSWQSTHTVIEILTDDMPFLVSSFNMALVRLGHTIHMTSHPMVPVERNKKGELQGINLESNSHEALMRFEIDRLSDINLLDEIKEELLDSLVDVKKTVTDWPTMKTRLSNIIEESEQLAHLKGNEEHQEILDFLRWVANDHFTFIGFRAYDLAVEGNETHLKLVEGSGLGTFRDINDKKVKRDIVLQDNLAKLAVDSNNILILTKSTAVSTVHRPVHLDYLGIKRFDKKGNVIGEWRFFGLYSSAAYIARLQDIPLLRKKLNVIVEKANVDPSSHKGKNLKHILNSYPRDEMLQAPVDELFSTIESILAIQERRQLRVFLRKDIYGRFLNALVYVPRDRYNTELRMKMQDILMSACNGTSSEFNVQFSQLVLARVNFTIQIADPKNSPTIDVEDIQRKMQDAMSSWEDKLLNALHKSHGEESGNLLFNDYVPYLPAAYREDFSPNAAVLDIERLSQLAGEGDTSTHIYRQVGQAKNNYFFKVYGAGTTLVLSDVLPILEYMGLRVLEARPYELDHNGDGITNTWVVEFAISVDADVNLEKNAQREAFQDAFNQVFRRRVENDRFNALVLSASLTWRQVTMLRALTKYLTQLQVPFSLQYMQQTLEKNAGIARLLVQLFEQRFDPSQDAKRDDKVHKLLEKIELELDQVANLDEDRILKHYLSVIQAMLRTNFYQAGAEGEVKDYVSFKLDPSLIPAVPLPRPKFEIFVYAPWVEGIHMRGGKVARGGLRWSDRMEDFRTEVLGLVKAQMVKNAVIVPSGAKGGFVAKQLKKNASREEVQAEVIHCYTTFISGLLDITDNLVQNEVVPPLSVLRYDEDDPYLVVAADKGTATFSDLANSISAKYNFWLGDAFASGGSNGYDHKKMGITARGAWESVKRQFKEIGIDCQTTDFTTVGVGDMAGDVFGNGMLLSKHIQLVAAFNHMHIFIDPTPDAATSFVERERMFKLPRSSWEDYNKELISKGGGIFNRSAKSIPINADIRKALGIEGNVKSMAPTDLINAILKAPVDLLWNGGIGTYVKSDTESHADAGDSANNGLRVNGKELRCKIVGEGGNLGFTQLGRIEFAQKGGLISTDAIDNSAGVDSSDHEVNIKILLNRVVENGDLTEKQRNSLLAEMTDEVGSLVLRHNLGQSHVLSLANAQAPERLADHWRLIQSLVREGRLNREIEYLPSDAQIKKRLNKGLGLTRPEISVLLAYSKIKLSEQLVEDGIGDDVDLTTQINEYFPTQLTKHFDGQMASHPLIQEIIAGHVTNNLGNRMGPTFSTYMQEETSASSLNVVRAYMAAEDIFAIPALWDAINGLDFTVENSVLNGLLIRIQGLLERATLWLLRNTRESLSIQRLKDTYKPGVDIISANMQAILTESSQAHLADITTRLVEHNIPAEIAERLSSLHYLFYGLDIIRVATNTETEVLDVAQTYFALEMDLELHWLRHRVSELPADDMWQRRAKGGLGDEVDNSLRTLTQEVIQSSPDIKKLEQRLAHWRESNNDSIKHYRATFSEIKTESELTLAMITVAIRELRNLI
- a CDS encoding DUF2927 domain-containing protein, with translation MIRYSLFLFAFFIASCSFGQARWQDDAYLQESFIKIALEREYKETKHPKLIRWNTPIKLFFESDGGDASLQKELLSVHAQHLAHITGLSIDFTKEPKDANIFVIFTTYDNLENKVRQYIGDPEKIRAALDEAICLGNFRHNKQYEITRGSIIIPVDHARRKARFLDCIIEEITQLLGLPNDSNEVFPSIFNDVSIDTYLSPLDYLLLKALYSPRLTPGMNVQQTRAAFPGVLTDLHANQDIENAAQRVQKYSLKTHLGD
- a CDS encoding ABC transporter ATP-binding protein, translating into MSKVPALELVNIHKTFGDVEVLKGISLKAYDGDVISILGSSGSGKSTFLRCINLLENPTQGDIIFNGNKLDLVPEGADLVASNMKQLTQMRQQIGFVFQSFNLWPHMTILQNVMEGPLNVLKRPKQEVAEYAEHLLRKVGIAEKKDMYPNQLSGGQQQRVAIARTLAMDPQVILFDEPTSALDPELVGEVLGVMRNLADEGRTMLIVTHEMNFAREVSSEVVFLHQGIVEEKGTPSQVFGAPKSERCKAFLSSTF
- a CDS encoding transporter substrate-binding domain-containing protein; the protein is MKLKKMVLGSALLLGVAISSVSVQAAEKVRFVTEGAWAPFNFIDSAGQPQGFDVDIARALCAKMSTDCEILTQDWDGLIPGLKVRKFDAIIASMSITEERLKVVDFTNKYYSGGLRFMGRVGEKFDLTDLAGKTIGAQRATLGAQFLEDNFADKADLKFYDNQDNVYLDLISGRLDIVLSDELPTYNWLKTSESGSKFEFKGDAFMKTDNIAIAIRQGDDKLKGQLNKALDAILADGTYQKINAKYFPFSIY
- a CDS encoding P-II family nitrogen regulator, with the translated sequence MKLITAIVKPFKLDEVREALSEIGINGITVTEVKGFGRQRGHTELYRGAEYVVDFLPKVKLELAVETDQVERAIEAIQQSANTGKIGDGKIFVTALEQIIRIRTGETGADAI
- a CDS encoding GlxA family transcriptional regulator, yielding MQASKKPLKYGFLLLPHYSMLGFSSAIETLHMANWVTGKELYSFCTISHEERQTPSNTGVTSVSDYLTSDAPGDLDAIFVCGASPVTKNENQTLENWLKKQAKKRVGLGGVCTGSYLLAKAGLLDGYRATIHWRSLANLRDEFPQTMVSNHLFEVDRDRYTCSGGTAAMDMMLFLIGKQHGMSLASSISEQFVCERIRTHEDPQRIPLQTRIGTGQPKLVEAVQLMEANIQEPLSSDDIAYHVGVSRRHLERLFKSNLDTVPSRYYLELRLQHAKQLIVQTDKTMTEVGVACGFGSAPHFSTTYKGFFGLTPRDERNKIHPKRDEPVHTDRKKRQLWKK